The genomic DNA GAAACCGCCCGGCACGATCACACCGTCAAGACCCGCGAGCTGCGTCGCAACATTCGAAGGCGAGATCTCCGTCGTGTCGATCCACTTCTGCTCGATGTCGCACTTCAGGTGGGCGGAGCAATGCTCAAGCGCCTTGTCGATCGATGCGTACGCATCCCGAAGCGCCGCGTACTTGCCCGTGATACCGATCGTCACCTTGCGATCGTGCGACGCGGTCAGCGAGTGCGTGAACGCCGTCCACCTCGCTCGCGAACGATCCTCCTGCACCACATCAACCCGGTCGTGCATCTCGAGGATCGAGAGAATCTCACGGTCCAGCCCGTCCGCTCGCATCTCCTCGGGAATCGTGTAGATGCTCGGACGATCGTGCATCGAGAACACACGACGCATCGGCACGTTCGAGAACATCGCGATCTTCTCGCGAACCGTGTGCGTGACCTCGTTCGTTGCGCGGCACGCGATCATCTGCGGCTGGATCCCCGCTTCCATCAGCCGCTTGATGCCCAGCTGCGCCGCCTTGCTCTTCTGCTCGCCCAGCGCCTTCGGCTCGATCACGTACGTCAACGCGACAAAGCACGTCGAGCCCGGCCCCTCCTCAAACGCAAGCTCACGCAGCGCCTCGATGTAGAAACCGTTCTCATAGTCGCCGACCGTCCCGCCCACCTCAACAAGCACGACATCCGCCGGCTTCTTTCCATCCCCGCGCATCGCAAGCTCGCGCAGCTTCCGCTTCACCTCTCCGGTGACATGCGGGATCATCTGCACATCACGTCCAAGGTACACGCCCTGCCGCTCGCGATCGAGAATCTCCGAGTAGATCTGCCCAGACGTCGTGAAGTTCCACCGCGTCAGGTTCTGATCGAGCATCCGCTCATACGTGCCAAGGTCCATGTCGCACTCGGTGCCGTCATCAAGCACGAACACCTCGCCGTGCCGATACGGATTCAGCGTCCCCGAATCGATGTTCAGGTACCCCTCCATCTTGATCGGTGCGACCGTCAGCCCCTTGTCCTTCAGCATCTTCGCCACGCTCGACGCGAAGATCCCCTTGCCGAGACCGCTCATCACCGTGCCAAGCACCACCACGTACCGATGGCGCCCGCGCTGATACCCGTCCGGAACCGGTGAATACAGCTCCGTTGATGTGGTTGTCTCAGCCAGCGACGAGAGCAGGTCGCCCTTTCCGCCGGCGTTGCCACTCCGACGCGACGCGCCCCAGCCCTTCTCGGCAGGCGGCTCGGATCGACCCGATTCCCCCTGCCCCAAACCCTGTCCCTGCGACGAAGTGCTCATCCGCTCACGTCCGCTTGGCATAGGACATCGTAACGAACCGACTCAAGTCGTCCAGTCACGAATCCGGATCACTCTCCGCTTTCGACCACCACCGCCGCACAAATGCCTCGTACTGCTCCGGGGTGTCAATCCCCTGTGAGTGACACTCTCGGATCGCCACCCCGATCCGGTACCCGTGCTCAAGCACCCGCAACTGCTCTAGTTTCTCTGTCAGCTCAAGCGGCGTCGACGGAAGCGTCGCATACGTCCGGAGAAACCCCGCCCGATACGCATAGATCCCCACATGCTTCAGCGGACGGGCAGCACCCCCGTCATCAGCCACACCCAGGCCTGCATCGCGATCATGCGGCACCAATGCTCGCGAAAAATACAGCGCAAGCCCCGTACACCCCACAACCGCCTTCACAATGTTCGGGTTCGCGGGATCCTCATCAGGTCCGAGAGGCGATGCCACCGTGCCGACTTCCGCCCCAGTACCAACCAGCGCGTCCGCAGCCGCTTGAATAGTCTCCGGATCGATCTCCGGCTCATCCCCTTGGACATTCACGATCAGCGACTCATCAGGAAGCCCCAGCCGTGCCGCGGCCTCAGCCAGCCGGCTCGTCCCGTTGGGATGTTCACCCGTCAGCACCGTCTCGATGTCAAACGACCGAACAACCGCAGCCACCTGCTCGCTGTCCGTCGCCACAACCACCCTCGCGATACCCTGAACCCTCGCGGCCCTCGTCGCGACATGCCAGATCAGCGGCCTTCCGGTCTTGGACGCGAGCACCTTCCCTGGAAAGCGCGTCGACCCGAGCCGGGCAGGAATCAACACAACCGCACCCGCTCCCGATCCCATCACACCCTCCGCACATCACTCACCACCCGGCAGGGCGGCTCACAACTTCCCGCCGAGCTCGCTCACGAGTGCTTTCAACTGCTCGCGCCGGACTCTCACGTCGCGATAGCTGATCTGTTGGATCGCGATCGTAGACGCAAGCCGAAACCCCTCGACCGCCGAATCCGCGTCTCGCTCCTTCGTCGCCTTCTCCTGCAGAGCAATCACCAGACCATATCTCAGCTCAAGCAGGACGGTCGGCGAACCCATCTCACCCAGAACCTCGATCGCGCGCCGATATGTCTGGATCGCCTCATCCAGCCACTCGATCTTCAGGAAGCACTCCGCGAGCATGCCCAGAACCTGCCCGCGCAGCTTCGGATCGCTCTGCGCCTCCTGAAACAGCGCGATCGCCTCCTCATACTGCCCTGATTCAAAGTACTTCCGCCCGAGATCATACTTCAGGCCGAGATCCGTGGGGTATGACGCGACGCGGAGCTTGTACTCCTCGATCTCCATCTTGCGAAACTGGGTCCGCGCCTGACTCGCCTTCTCTACAAGCTCGGCGTTCTCGGGATTCGCCGCCGCCGCCTCCTCATGCTTTCTCAGCGCACGCGACGCCCTGCGCAGACGGATATCCCCCATCTCCTGGCGGAACCTGAACTGCTTCGTCTCGTCGAACGCCTTGCTCAGCACTCTGAACGCGGTCTCCTCATCCTCTGGACGACCACGCTCACGCAGACGCTTGGCGTACGTTCCGATCACCGCCAGATCACCCGGAGATTTTGCGTACGCCTCCTCCGAATCCGCGATCAGGCGATCGATCGTCTCCTCTGTCTTGACGATGCGGTCCGCATCCTCCAACTGACGCTGCTTGTCGAGATCCCTGATGTTCGCCCGGAATCCCCCCGCCTTCCCCGTCTGATCGAACCCACCCTTCGCCATCGTCGACTGCGCAGACATATTCCGCACACGTCCGGACAGATCTCCATCACCCGGATCGAGCCGTAGCGCAACATCACCCGCCTCGGCCGCTTTGTCGTACGCCCCAACCTTCGCGAACGCTTCCAGCAGCCGCGTGAAGTTCTCCTTCTTCGGCTTCGCCTCCCCCTTGCTCAGCACCAGCGCCTTCTCGCCGATCCAGAATGCCGTCTCCGCAAGCTCAAGCCCCGCCGCGGCCTCCGTCGACTTCACCGCCAACGACGCATCCTTGATCTTCATGGACCACGCCAGCACCGTCAATAGGAACTTCTCAACCGGGGACTTCCCGTCAAAGACCTTCGCCGTCTCCTTGCTGATCTTCCCCCCGGATTTCTCCGCGTGCAGCGTCGCCGACTGAAAGTACCCCTCCAGCCCCGACATGCTCCCAGGATCAAACCGCAACCCCTGCAGCCACAGCTGCATCGCGTACTCGTAGCTCCCGGTCTGATGGACCGTCTTGGCCCGATCAAAGAACCGCTGCGCCTTCTCCGGCTCAGGGTCCGTACCAGACCCAGCCGCAGCCCCCTCGGAGGCCGGCTTCGTGCCCGTCGCTGACGACGCCTGCGACGTCTCGTCCTTCTTCTTCCCAAACAAGCCCATGCTGTACGTCCAACGGCACCTGAGGCGCCAAACAAGGTATCGAGGCGTCCACGCCCGAAAGTCCGGCCCGGATTGTACAACGTATCCCTACCGGCGGATGGACCGCCTCTCGCTTCATACGATCGGCCGATGTCCCTTGATCCCGAAACACTCTCAATCGTCAACTACCCGGCAGACGTGCTGCGTCGCCGGGCCACCGAAATCACCTCCATTACCGACGAAGTCCGCCACGTCGCACGCAGGATGATCTCGCTCATGCACGAGGCCGAGGGGATCGGTCTCGCCGCGCCGCAGGTCGGGCTCTCCTGGCGCATGTTCGTCGCCCATGTACCAGAGGACCCCGAAGACGGACGCTCCGCCTCGGCCGCACCAGTCACCGCGACCCTAAGCCCCACGGTCTACATCAACCCCGTCCTCTCCGAGCCCGAGGGGATCGTCGAACCCTACGACGAGGGCTGCCTCTCCCTCCCGAATATCTCTGGCGAAGTCCTCCGCCCCCCCCGGATCACGATCACGGCACTCGATCTTGAGGGACGCCAGTTCTCTGTCCGGGCCGAAGGGCTCCTGGCACGCTGCTGGCAGCACGAAACCGACCACCTCGACGGCGTCCTGATCCTCGACCGGATGTCACAACTCTCACGGCTCCGCGCTCGCCGCGCCATCAAAGACCTCGAACGGGCCGCACACTGACCAGACCTACGCCTCGGCCTGACGCAAGAGCCGCACCCCGCTCCGCCCATCAAGGCGGAGCACCAGCATCCCGAGCGCGCTCGACACCGACCACTGACGGACAGAGTCCCGCTCCCCCCGCATCTGGAATCGACGACAATCGACTCCTCCCTCGCGCGATGCAAGCCCGATCCACACCGTCCCGACCGGCTTCTCCGCCGTCCCACCCCCAGGCCCGGCAACCCCGGTGATCGCCAGGCAATGATCCGCATCCGACCGAGACAGCCCACCAATCGCCATCTCACAAGCGACCTCGCGGCTGACCGCCCCGTGCCTCTCGATCACACCCCGATCGACCCCGACAAGCCGACTCTTCATCTCGTTGCTGTAAGTCACCCACCCCCCGACGTACACATCCGACGAGCCCGCGACCGCCGTCAGACTCTGGCCCAGCATCCCACCCGTGCAACTCTCAACCGTCGCCAGCCGACCACCCACGCGCCGCAGCTTCTCCAGAGCAATCTCGGCCAGTGAGCCCCCTCCCTCAGCAAAGACCAGATCTCCCACGGCGTCGCGAACCGCCGCCGACGTCTGATCGAGCAGCCGCGCCACTTCATCCTCGGTATCCCCACCCTCATACCTCACCCTGACGCTCACAATCCCGGCTGAAGCCGTCGTTCCAACCAGCGGATTGCGACCCCTGCTCATGAGCGGACCGAGCCGACCCGCCACATCCGACTCACCCACGCCGATGGTCTGAAACACCATCGTCCGGATCTTCCGGCCTTCAGGCGGCTGAATCTCCGTATCAACAACCCGCTCGAACATCGGGTGCATCTCTCCCGGTGGCCCCGGAAGACACCAGATCGTCGTCCCTTCAAACAAGACTCGCAGCCCGGGAGCTGTGCCATTCGGATTCGAGAGGTGAACGCCCGACTCAGGCCTCAGCGCCTGCACCCGGTTCCGCTCCGGCATCGTCCGCTTCGCCGCCGCGAACCACGCTCGGATCGCCTCCAGCGACTCAGAATCCTCTACCAACCGCTCACCGAGGAGCAAGCCCACCGCCTCCCTCGTCAGATCATCCTCTGTCGGACCGAGCCCCCCCGTGACCACGATCTTCGAGCACGTCTGCGTCAGACGCCTGAGGGTCGCGACCAGCCGCTCCAGGTCATCCGGCACAGTCACATGCTCAACAACCGTCAGTCCGCGTTCGGTCAGCTTCCCGCTCAACCACTTCGAGTTAGTGTCAAGCGACTGTCCGATCGCCAGTTCGTCGCCGATCGACACAATCGCCACGCTCTCTGATTTCACAGCCATGCACAAGCGTACTCGCACGCAGGCAAGCTGCAGATTCAATCTACACCATGCTCAAACTCACGCACGGAAACCGCTCGTCGGATCCCCGATCGTCATCACCGCCATCGAATCAACGACTCGCGCGACGCCCAGCGGCTTCCCCGCCATGAGAATCACCGAATCACCCGGCTTGACCCATCCGCGAGCCAGCAGGTCCTTCTCCACCAGCGTCGCCCAATCGCCGAGCCGCCCGGTCGGTGGCGGCTTGCACTCGATCGCCGTCACCCCACGGAGCAGCCCCATCCGTCTCGTCGATCGTCCGCTCGACGAGTACGCCAGAATCGGAACCGCAAACCCTGTCTGCGAAAGGTAACGCGCGCTCCCGCCGCTCTCAGACCAGCAGACGATCGCCTTCGCCTGGAGGTCACGGGCAAGGTACCAGGCGCCGTGCGCCAGCGCCGCCGTCCGATACCTCTGCTCGATCATCCGTGTCGGCGGCTTCGCATCGCGGAACTCGCTGAGAACCTGCTCCTCGGCCGCCTCGATGATCCTCCGCATCGTCTCGACAACCAGCACCGGATGCCTGCCCACCGCCGTCTCGCCAGACAGCATCACCGCATCCGCCCCGTCGAAGATCGCGTTCGCAACATCGCTCGCCTCAGCGCGAGTCGGCGAGGCGTTCTCTGTCATCGTCTCGAGCATCTGGGTCGCGACGATGCACGGCTTCCCCCACTGCCCGCACGCCGCGAGAATCCTGTGCTGAACCACCGGCACCTTCGCGATGTCCATCTCTACGCCGAGGTCACCTCTCGCGACCATCACCGCGTCCGCCGCCTGCACGATCGAATCGAGATTCGCGACCGCCTGCGGCTTCTCAATCTTTGCGATCACCGGGATCGAAGCCCCCTGCCCGGACTTGTCAACGTCGTACCGCACGGAGCACATGCCCGACAGCCGTTCCTTGAGTTCCAGAACCTCACTCGCCTCTCGCACGAACGACAGCGCGAGAAAGTCCAACCCGTTCTCGACCGCCCACTCCACACACACCCAGTCGCGCTCCGTGATCGCCGGCGCCTTGACATCGCTCTCCGGAAGATTGATCCCCTTCCCGCTCGTCACGAGCCCGCCATTCGTCACCCGTGCCCGCAACTCGCCACGACCGAGATCCGCCTCCACCGCGAGCATCCGAATCGCACCGTCATTGATCAGCACCCGCTGGCCCGGAGCCACCTCTCCCACCATCGCGGCATACGTCGTCGGCAACACGACAACGCCCTTCTCTACCGCCGCCTCTTTCATATCAACCCGGAACACGACATCCTGGCCCGCTTCCAGCATCAGCCCCGGAGCAGCGACCTTCCCGACACGTATCTTCGGCCCCTGCAGATCGCCCATCACCGCAGTCGGGCGCCCCAGCCGGTGCGCGACATTCCTCACTGTCTGAAGCCGCGCGAGATGTGCCGCAAACTCGCCATGCGAGAAGTTCAGCCGAAAGACCGTGATTCCCGCCAGGATGAGCTTCGCAACAACCTCCGACGACTCGCTCGCCGGACCGAGCGTGGCGACGATCCGCGCAGCGATTGGCCGAGCCCCCCCTTGGCGTGACTCCTGCGTAGCGTTCATAGTCAACTCCGCACCCTCCCACCCGCACTACCCCCCCGACACGCACACAGAAACTCAACGCCCATCGCCGACTCGCCCCGAAGTCCCCAACTCAACCACACGCCGATAGTTCGCAACGAACTGCCGACGATACGACAACTCCGAACGCTGCAGCCAACCCGGATGGTTCGGATCACGCCAACTCTCACGGATCGCTCTGTAATGCTCGGGAGCAAATGCAAGCACGCTGCCGTCCGGCATCTCATGGTCCGGCATCGCAAAGAACAACCTCTCCATCTCCGCGATCGTCTCAGGGGAAACCTCGCTCCCCTCGGACTTGGCCCGAGAGATCGCACGCCACGCCTCACGCTGCTCGCGGCTGGAGTCGATGCCGAACGCACCCATCATCACCGGAATCGCCGTCCTCCACCCCCTCGTCTCAACCGACGAGGCCGATTCAAACGGCGTCACACGATCAACGAACGAGTGGATGTGCTTCTCATACATCACGCGCCGGACAGGCATCCGACGCAGCTCGTACTGACGGGGCCCCATCGGTTCTCCGTTCCAGCCCGTGGGATTGGTCTTCCCGGCCGCGCTCCCCGTCGCGTGAAACTGCCAAAGCGCCTGCGCCTCTTCGGTCAGACAAAACTCGATGAACCTCCGGGCCATCTCCGGCTGCGGACCACCCCGCATCACCGACGCCGGATCCGCATCGATGTACACCGCTCCGGCCGGGTCGCTGAACCCGACGCGGCTCGTTTCCGATGTCTCCCCGGGACGCATCACCGCCTGTGCCTGCGATCTTCCGTAGAAATCAATCGCGAGCCCCGCCGCCGCCTCCCCCTGCGCAACATCGATCGGCGGCTTCGTGGACATGTTCGTGAATGACCTCGCATTCGCCGACATCGCCATCAGCACACGCCACCCACGCTCCCAGCCGTAATAGTTCAGAATCGCGTCAAGAGACGTCGTCATGCTCCCCGACTGACGCGGATCCGACAACGCGATCCACCCCGCCAGTCTCGGATCGCAGAGGTCCTCGAAACTCTGTGGCTCAGGCACACCCAACCGAGCAAGCACCTCTCGGTTGTACACGATGCCGAAACTGGAGAGCGCGGTCCCGATCCAGTACTGCTCCGGGTCGTACAGAAACCCCGAGCCGATCCGGTTCTCACCGAACCACTCATCGAGCCGCGCCTGCTCGAAGCCCACCGGCTCCGAGATCGGAACGATCACATCCTCACCGCCGCCGATCCGGACCTTGACCCCGCTCTTGAGCCGACCGTGGTCATAACTCCCGCCCCCGAACATCACATCGAAATCGATCGCCCCTCGCTCCACAACCGGAGAACCATCCTCACCGATCCTGATCTTCCCCGCGCGACCTGCGGCCACGAACTGGGCCTCGAGAATCTTCAGGATCTCGCTCGTCCCCCCAGGACGCCGCGTCTCGATTCGTGCACGTTGGCCGTACTTCTCCGTATGCCATTCGTCGAACAGCCGATCAAACTCCATCATGATCTGCTGCACGTGAGGCGTCACCACAATCAGGCGTGCGGCATCCTTGCGATCATCCGGCGCGTTCTTCGCACCAAAGCGAACCGCGATCGGCGTGCCGACAATCCCGAGAAACGCGAGGATGACAAGAATCCGGGCGAGCATATCGGGTGAAGTCTAAGGCGGAGCCAACGCGTAGGCACAATCACCCTTTCCAACCTCATGCAAAGCGAGCACCCATGTCCGAATCGTCATCCCCAGTCGCGATCGTCACCGGAGCCGGCTCAGGCATCGGACTCGCCACCGCCCGAATCCTCGCCGCTGCCGGCTGGACCATCGTTCTCGCCGGCAGACGCGAGCAGATGCTGACCGAAGCCCGCGACACCCTCACCCCCGGCCAGCACCACTGCGTGCCGACCGACGTGGGCGAACCTGAGTCCTGCGCCGCTCTTATCCGCCATGTCGCTGGTGCGACATCCAGAATCGACGCTCTCATCAACAACGCCGGTTACGCCCCGCTCACCCCCATCGCCAAGCACACACCTGACCTTGTCCGCCAGACCTTCGAGATCAACGCGATTGGCCCGGCCGACCTCATCCTCGCGGCATGGCCCCACATGGCCTCCCGAAAGTCGGGCAGGATCGTCAACGTGT from Phycisphaeraceae bacterium includes the following:
- the pyk gene encoding pyruvate kinase; translated protein: MNATQESRQGGARPIAARIVATLGPASESSEVVAKLILAGITVFRLNFSHGEFAAHLARLQTVRNVAHRLGRPTAVMGDLQGPKIRVGKVAAPGLMLEAGQDVVFRVDMKEAAVEKGVVVLPTTYAAMVGEVAPGQRVLINDGAIRMLAVEADLGRGELRARVTNGGLVTSGKGINLPESDVKAPAITERDWVCVEWAVENGLDFLALSFVREASEVLELKERLSGMCSVRYDVDKSGQGASIPVIAKIEKPQAVANLDSIVQAADAVMVARGDLGVEMDIAKVPVVQHRILAACGQWGKPCIVATQMLETMTENASPTRAEASDVANAIFDGADAVMLSGETAVGRHPVLVVETMRRIIEAAEEQVLSEFRDAKPPTRMIEQRYRTAALAHGAWYLARDLQAKAIVCWSESGGSARYLSQTGFAVPILAYSSSGRSTRRMGLLRGVTAIECKPPPTGRLGDWATLVEKDLLARGWVKPGDSVILMAGKPLGVARVVDSMAVMTIGDPTSGFRA
- a CDS encoding extracellular solute-binding protein codes for the protein MLARILVILAFLGIVGTPIAVRFGAKNAPDDRKDAARLIVVTPHVQQIMMEFDRLFDEWHTEKYGQRARIETRRPGGTSEILKILEAQFVAAGRAGKIRIGEDGSPVVERGAIDFDVMFGGGSYDHGRLKSGVKVRIGGGEDVIVPISEPVGFEQARLDEWFGENRIGSGFLYDPEQYWIGTALSSFGIVYNREVLARLGVPEPQSFEDLCDPRLAGWIALSDPRQSGSMTTSLDAILNYYGWERGWRVLMAMSANARSFTNMSTKPPIDVAQGEAAAGLAIDFYGRSQAQAVMRPGETSETSRVGFSDPAGAVYIDADPASVMRGGPQPEMARRFIEFCLTEEAQALWQFHATGSAAGKTNPTGWNGEPMGPRQYELRRMPVRRVMYEKHIHSFVDRVTPFESASSVETRGWRTAIPVMMGAFGIDSSREQREAWRAISRAKSEGSEVSPETIAEMERLFFAMPDHEMPDGSVLAFAPEHYRAIRESWRDPNHPGWLQRSELSYRRQFVANYRRVVELGTSGRVGDGR
- a CDS encoding tetratricopeptide repeat protein; protein product: MGLFGKKKDETSQASSATGTKPASEGAAAGSGTDPEPEKAQRFFDRAKTVHQTGSYEYAMQLWLQGLRFDPGSMSGLEGYFQSATLHAEKSGGKISKETAKVFDGKSPVEKFLLTVLAWSMKIKDASLAVKSTEAAAGLELAETAFWIGEKALVLSKGEAKPKKENFTRLLEAFAKVGAYDKAAEAGDVALRLDPGDGDLSGRVRNMSAQSTMAKGGFDQTGKAGGFRANIRDLDKQRQLEDADRIVKTEETIDRLIADSEEAYAKSPGDLAVIGTYAKRLRERGRPEDEETAFRVLSKAFDETKQFRFRQEMGDIRLRRASRALRKHEEAAAANPENAELVEKASQARTQFRKMEIEEYKLRVASYPTDLGLKYDLGRKYFESGQYEEAIALFQEAQSDPKLRGQVLGMLAECFLKIEWLDEAIQTYRRAIEVLGEMGSPTVLLELRYGLVIALQEKATKERDADSAVEGFRLASTIAIQQISYRDVRVRREQLKALVSELGGKL
- a CDS encoding SDR family oxidoreductase encodes the protein MSESSSPVAIVTGAGSGIGLATARILAAAGWTIVLAGRREQMLTEARDTLTPGQHHCVPTDVGEPESCAALIRHVAGATSRIDALINNAGYAPLTPIAKHTPDLVRQTFEINAIGPADLILAAWPHMASRKSGRIVNVSSIATVDPFPGFFAYAAAKASVELMVKSIAKEGASVGIKAFAVAPGAVETDMLRSIIPERSLPRAKALAPETVAQVIADCVLGTRDADNGRTILVPSP
- a CDS encoding competence/damage-inducible protein A, with the protein product MAVKSESVAIVSIGDELAIGQSLDTNSKWLSGKLTERGLTVVEHVTVPDDLERLVATLRRLTQTCSKIVVTGGLGPTEDDLTREAVGLLLGERLVEDSESLEAIRAWFAAAKRTMPERNRVQALRPESGVHLSNPNGTAPGLRVLFEGTTIWCLPGPPGEMHPMFERVVDTEIQPPEGRKIRTMVFQTIGVGESDVAGRLGPLMSRGRNPLVGTTASAGIVSVRVRYEGGDTEDEVARLLDQTSAAVRDAVGDLVFAEGGGSLAEIALEKLRRVGGRLATVESCTGGMLGQSLTAVAGSSDVYVGGWVTYSNEMKSRLVGVDRGVIERHGAVSREVACEMAIGGLSRSDADHCLAITGVAGPGGGTAEKPVGTVWIGLASREGGVDCRRFQMRGERDSVRQWSVSSALGMLVLRLDGRSGVRLLRQAEA
- a CDS encoding CTP synthase encodes the protein MPSGRERMSTSSQGQGLGQGESGRSEPPAEKGWGASRRSGNAGGKGDLLSSLAETTTSTELYSPVPDGYQRGRHRYVVVLGTVMSGLGKGIFASSVAKMLKDKGLTVAPIKMEGYLNIDSGTLNPYRHGEVFVLDDGTECDMDLGTYERMLDQNLTRWNFTTSGQIYSEILDRERQGVYLGRDVQMIPHVTGEVKRKLRELAMRGDGKKPADVVLVEVGGTVGDYENGFYIEALRELAFEEGPGSTCFVALTYVIEPKALGEQKSKAAQLGIKRLMEAGIQPQMIACRATNEVTHTVREKIAMFSNVPMRRVFSMHDRPSIYTIPEEMRADGLDREILSILEMHDRVDVVQEDRSRARWTAFTHSLTASHDRKVTIGITGKYAALRDAYASIDKALEHCSAHLKCDIEQKWIDTTEISPSNVATQLAGLDGVIVPGGFGARGVEGKIACVRHCRENLIPYLGICLGFQVAVIEYTRNVLGLKDATSTEFDPSSDNAVISELPDQKKIEGLGGTMRLGAQDVQVMPGTLASFLFGGKTSVRERFRHRYEVDPKYIERLEAHGMVFSGRHPSQPIMQIIELAQPGTASTQGQEQNTHPYFIGAQYHPELTSRPLTPQPLFMGLVASAIGRKMGDQPESRAVRKTPELVRWLREGPSSLQGS
- the def gene encoding peptide deformylase, with the protein product MSLDPETLSIVNYPADVLRRRATEITSITDEVRHVARRMISLMHEAEGIGLAAPQVGLSWRMFVAHVPEDPEDGRSASAAPVTATLSPTVYINPVLSEPEGIVEPYDEGCLSLPNISGEVLRPPRITITALDLEGRQFSVRAEGLLARCWQHETDHLDGVLILDRMSQLSRLRARRAIKDLERAAH
- the kdsB gene encoding 3-deoxy-manno-octulosonate cytidylyltransferase, whose amino-acid sequence is MGSGAGAVVLIPARLGSTRFPGKVLASKTGRPLIWHVATRAARVQGIARVVVATDSEQVAAVVRSFDIETVLTGEHPNGTSRLAEAAARLGLPDESLIVNVQGDEPEIDPETIQAAADALVGTGAEVGTVASPLGPDEDPANPNIVKAVVGCTGLALYFSRALVPHDRDAGLGVADDGGAARPLKHVGIYAYRAGFLRTYATLPSTPLELTEKLEQLRVLEHGYRIGVAIRECHSQGIDTPEQYEAFVRRWWSKAESDPDS